A window of the Tachysurus fulvidraco isolate hzauxx_2018 chromosome 6, HZAU_PFXX_2.0, whole genome shotgun sequence genome harbors these coding sequences:
- the LOC113659248 gene encoding uncharacterized protein LOC113659248, with amino-acid sequence MEMSEEMYANVDEAGDNRANSSDSEQSYEDVYVNEDNLQTQRAKSFKQSESPGEKCSRLTTVCLLLLCFLLLTAITVLWIKLSILNTEKAKLETSHNNVIKEKDQLQTSYSNLTKERDQLQTSYSNLTKERDQLQTSYSNLTKERDQLQTSYSNLTKERDQLQTSYSNLTKERDQLHKQIIGFQTSSSLYSEGWRCFGFHIYYISTETKDWSESRQDCSRRGADLVIINSKEEQEFLAKMLDSKRAWIGLSDRDEEGVWKWVDGTPLTTAFWRSGEPNDSGGDEDCAEISDSQEYKILNDMPCSANLIFVCEKVLITVKRRMEMSEEIYANVDEAGNNRADSSDSEQSYEDVYLNEDNLQTQRAKSSKQSESPGEKCYRLTTVCLLLMCFLLLTAITVLWIKLSILNTEKAKLETSHNNLTKEKDQLQTSYSNLTKERDQLQTSYSYLTKERDQLQSSYSNLAKERDQLHKQINGFQTLSSLYSEGWRYFGFHIYYISTETKDWSRSRQDCIRRGADLVIINSKEEQEFLAKMLGSKRAWIGLSDRDEEGVWKWVDGTRLTTAFWRSGEPNDSGGDEDCAEISDSQEYKIWNDMPCSANIIFVCEKVF; translated from the exons ATGGAGATGAGTGAGGAGATGTATGCAAATGTGGATGAAGCAGGTGATAATAGAGCTAATTCCAGTGACAGCGAGCAATCATATGAAGATGTTTATGTGAATGAGGACAATTTGCAGACCCAGAGGGCCAAAAGCTTCAAGCAGTCTGAGAGTCCAG GGGAGAAATGTTCCAGACTGACTAcagtgtgtttgctgctgctgtgttttcTACTGCTGACTGCCATCACAGTGCTGTGGATCAAATTAAGCATCCTTAATACAGAAAAAGCCAAGCTGGAGACCAGTCACAACAACGTGATTAAAGAGAaagaccagttacagaccagttacagcaacctgactaaagagagagatcagttacagaccagttacagcaacctgactaaagagagagaccagttacagaccagttacagcaacctgactaaagagagagatcagttacagaccagttacagcaacctgactaaagagagagaccagttacagaccagttacagcaacctgactaaagagagagaccagttacaTAAGCAAATCATTGGATTTCAGACTTCAA GTTCACTTTACAGTGAGGGATGGCGATGTTTCGGCTTTCATATTTACTACATCTCAACTGAGACGAAGGACTGGAGTGAGAGCAGGCAGGACTGTAGTCGGAGAGGAGCAGACCTGGTGATCATAAACAGCAAAGAGgaacaa GAGTTCCTTGCTAAAATGCTGGACAGCAAACGGGCTTGGATTGGTCTGAGTGACAGAGACGAAGAGGGGGTGTGGAAATGGGTGGATGGTACACCATTGACCACTGC GTTTTGGCGTAGCGGGGAACCGAATGATTCAGGAGGTGATGAGGACTGTGCTGAGATTTCAGACAGCCAAGAATATAAGATCTTGAATGATATGCCATGTTCAGCTAATTTAATATTTGTCTGTGAAAAAGTTTT GATTACTGTAAAGAGAAGAATGGAGATGAGTGAGGAGATTTATGCAAATGTAGATGAAGCAGGTAATAATAGAGCTGATTCCAGTGACAGCGAGCAATCATATGAAGATGTTTATTTGAATGAGGACAATTTGCAGACCCAGAGGGCCAAAAGCTCCAAGCAGTCTGAGAGTCCAG GGGAGAAATGTTACAGACTGACTACAGTGTGTTTGCTGCTGATGTGTTTTCTCCTGCTGACTGCCATCACAGTGCTGTGGATCAAATTAAGCATCCTTAATACAGAAAAAGCCAAGCTGGAGACCAGTCACAACAACTTGACTAAAGAGAaagaccagttacagaccagttacagcaacctgactaaagagagagatcagttacagaccagttacagctacctgactaaagagagagatCAGTTACAGTCCAGTTACAGCAACCTGGCtaaagagagagaccagttacaTAAGCAAATCAATGGATTTCAGACTTTAA GTTCACTTTACAGTGAGGGATGGCGATATTTCGGCTTTCATATTTACTACATCTCAACTGAGACGAAGGACTGGAGTAGGAGCAGGCAGGACTGTATTCGGAGAGGAGCAGACCTGGTGATCATAAACAGCAAAGAGGAacag GAGTTCCTTGCTAAAATGCTGGGCAGCAAACGGGCTTGGATTGGTCTGAGTGACAGAGACGAAGAGGGGGTGTGGAAATGGGTGGATGGTACACGACTGACCACTGC GTTTTGGCGTAGCGGGGAACCGAATGATTCAGGAGGTGATGAGGACTGTGCTGAGATTTCAGACAGCCAAGAATATAAGATCTGGAATGATATGCCATGTTCAGCTAATATAATATTTGTCTGTGAAAAAGTTTTCTAA